Part of the Carassius auratus strain Wakin linkage group LG28B, ASM336829v1, whole genome shotgun sequence genome, CTGTTCCCAAAGAAGTGACTCCTTCCTGGAGACTTTTATATAAACCCCAATACCAAAGAGAAGTGGAGGATCATACATCGTATAGTGGCCACTGATACTGAATACTGAATACATCCGCTTCATCACTGTTAATGTTTGACTTCATCTCACATCTTTAATAACATCCTCACAGAAAACCAACACAGATAACATCAGGAGCAGGACTGAGGAGCTAAGGCAAAACACAGGACTTCAACACTAGAAAACTGAAACAATCCAAACCAGAGAAACTAATGAATAATTCAATCAGGAAACAGAAACACGGGGAAAACTAAACCCAAACAGAACATAACCATCATCTGAATAATGACACGATATACTCTCTTCTGAAGATCTGCTTCATATCTGACATTAGGAACAAATTAATTCAGTTTCCAACACTGAtgctgttattttcctgtttattaatataaagctgctttgaattaaactgaattataTAAAGCTCTTTAGAAATAAAAGTGACACGAATATTTTGtttgagaaacaaagaaaaaatcagGGTTTCCAGACATTTGACCACAGTTTAAAACCTAACAATCATGACAAACTTTTAATGTTTCAATCTGAAAATGAGACTGAAATCATGAAATCACACATTGTTAGTTTATACAagtgattattaatatttgttgtgTAACTGACTCAGATTTGATCATTTAATCTGAGAATCAGATTCATAAACAGCTGAATAAAGTATTTCTAGACCATTTACTTCAATTAATATGATATGATCATTTAATCAGGATCTGTGACACATCACTGTTTCTCATTGGTCAGATATGATTAAGATGATTTAGTCTAATCCTTTATCATCAACTACTGATCGATAAGATCCTCAGAGAATAACAGCAGAAGAAAggaaagagtgtgtgagtgaaggaggttgtgaatgtgtgtagatgtgtgttagttacaggatcagagaatgacactgttcctctgtcataGTCCAGATTCACTCTCACACGATCAAGCTTACGTTTAACACGAACACCAAAACCTAGAGACCCTCCATACCACACACACCAGACATCAGTGTAGAAGAAATCCAATCTCTTCCTCTGGTTTGATGCTGTAGTTACTCCAATAATCCAGAGTGAACTCTCTTTAACCTCCACATCCCAGCAGTGTGTTCCTGAGTTAAAACCCTCTGAACCCAGAACACATTCATCACAGtcaaatctctctggattatCAGGAACAGGTTGATCACCGCTGTATCTCACACTGGTCAGATCCTCAGACAGAACGAGATGAGGATGAGCCGTGTTTGGATCCAGAATCACAGGAGCTGATGAGACACAATCAACAGATCATGATCAAGAGTGAACACAACACAGATGATTATGAATTATGAGACTCTCATCACTGTCAGTCATTCTGTGTCTGATTGATTCATCAAGACTGAACGTTCAGACAGAAACAGTGAGGGACACAAACTGAAAACAGATTCatttatattcagttatagtcagaAGCtgcttttaatacaaaatataacatttgaaCAGAACTTTACACATGTTTTCATGTTCAAATGAGATtataataatacagaaataatGATTATATCTTTATGCTTATCCTCACTGTTTCTCTTTTGAATCACAGAGCTTTTACTAAATACTAtctattatgatgatgatgatgattgttattattataataataattattattaattaattaattaacactaGATAGTATTCCTCCATAATgtggtgaaataataataataataataaatgttattaaaattcacaacaacactctcacaaacacacacacacacacacacacacacaaagagcaatgatatataagagctataacaagtctcagttagattaacacagtacacgtagcataggcttttaaataatataataaatataaatagaaaactgatagaatagaaaaataatacagcaagctagtgttaggggtctttttttgcttttgttcattttataataaatgaaaagaaaaccgtTATAATAGAAGAGGAATAAAAAGAACAGagaagctttttaaaaaaaaaaaaaaaaaaatcaagtagtTAGTAAATGAATGGAGAGCCAGTCTAAAAGGGAcaatattttataaagaatagaattagaatagagtgtGCTAGAGTTGGAGGGGAGCGGGGCGTCATGAcctcattattatttattactcagAGTGTACTTGGACCATGGCACACTATAGATCAACATAATCTATATAACCTGAGAATCAAGATCTAGTCAATGTGTTTGGGAATGTTTCGAGACGTTCTTCAGTGGTTCTTTGGGAGGTTTAGGTGATATATAGCACCACTGCTgtacattaagatgtttttaactgtgtgtgcacttggatgggattaatgcagaacacaaattacaAGTGTGGGTTACATTATTATACTCCATTCTTCTCCAGATTTTGTAATTGTAGTTTTAATGTTCAATTCAACTTAATTTACTAATTATACatcagatgtttattttttttttattttttttgacccgCGAATTGCGATGCAAGGATGGATAAAATGATTAAGTGATTTATGTTATTCCCACAGTAATAATTTTATAACATCACATCTGACGAGGAGGTTGCATTTTAACAGAGTAAGGGTTTTATCTcatttgcaatatatattttataacaaatttaatttatagtgaTATATACCGGTTACTTACATGCCGTGCAAGTTTAAACAGCCCAAAACTTTTCTCACAGAAAACATTTCTTTGACTCGCAGTGAAGATACAGAGGTtttaaaagagagaaacaaaGTTGTTTAATCAATTATAAATGTGCTCAAGGATTGTCGTTCAGCCCCTTGAGAAGTTTTATGATTCAGCTTATTATAAGAATTTGTTAAGACTGTCTAATAATATAGTTTCTGTTCATAACCATGTCCTGCGTAATGAGTTTGAATTATTATCATCAAACCGGACGTACAGAGTCCCAAGATTGAAGAAAGTTATGCTGAAACATTCTTGTGTGCATCAGGCAATCCTCGAAGAAACTTCATAAAAATCAAGAGTATTGTGAACAGATGTATAAGTGTAGCAGGAGCGTGAGGTATAATGTGACCgagtttatatttaatgtgaatttaacattgaaagttactgtgaataaaaacattagtGAGGCTACTAATCATAACACTTTCATTGTTTCATTGTACAACCAGCGGATGAACACAGATTTTAATTGATGCagctaatgataatgataatgacacGCTGAACGTTATAATCACGTCGGTGTGATTgtattgatccagaatgcagcagcgagggttgtcttcaatgagccaaaaaaagctcatgttactcctctcctcatcaggttacactggctaccagtagccgctcgcatcaaattcaaggtactgatgcttgcctacaagacgaccactggcacggcaccaacttacctaaactcactggttaaatcctatgtgccctccagaagtttgcgctctgcaagtgaacaacgccttgtggtgccatcccaaagaaattcaaaatcactctcacggaccttttcctggactgtgcccagctggtggaatgacctcccaatcccaattcgtacagctgagtctttactaattttcaagaaacgtctgaagactcatctttttcacctgcacttaacctactaacaccagtacttttcattttcttgtctttgttcatttaattaaaaaaaaaaaaaaaaaaaaaaaaaaatcctggctatgcgttctatactagactaactgagacttgtcatggcacttgtatactgttgttgttctcctgttgatctgactgcttctattgttctcatttgtaagtcgctttggataaaagcgtctgctaaatgattaaatgtaatgtaatgtaaaatgtattaaatgtagaaaatatgtattggttattttttttctttttggaagagatgcgtttttagCTGATTCTTGGAGAATATTGTTATTCTCGCTCTCTTATTCTCTGTATATATaaacctaattcaaaatattaatgaataattaaataaagaattattaataaaatataaacagtagTAATCATATGGGAAAAGTGAGCTGCTGATTTTGGTGCAGTAGATGATCAGGTTCTTCACAGATAATGCTGAAATCTGTCAATATTGCATCAtttccagtgtgtgtgtatgaagctCAGATCTTCTGCAGTCAGACTCACTGATCTGGACGATGTCCTgcatcttcttccagactctgaagGACAGGTTCCCCAAGTAACGTGGCACATGAATCAAAGCTCCAGAAGGAGTCTGTGGATCCGGCTGTGATGAGATCTGGAATCTGGAAGAACATTCAGGATCAGAACTGAAGTGACTCTGgatcagaagcagagagagagaagatcacTCACCTTTCCATCGAGACCGGAAactcctgcagaacaaacacaacattgatcaatctatcaatcaatcaaccatacatcaatcaatcaataaatcaataaatcaacaactcaatcaatcaatcaatcaaccatacatcaatcaatcaatcaatcaatcaatcaacaactcaatcaatcatcaatcaatcaacaactcaatcatcaatcaatcaatcaatcatacaTCAGTCAATCAGTGTATGCTGTGAAATCAGACCTTCAGAAAGCAGGCGTCACTGGCTCTCATCTTCTCCTCCGTGTCTTtgattgtgtgtgaaagagctgagatgtgtctgttcatctcctccagcttctccttcatcatctgcttcttctgctcctcttcctctctcagtgcagtgattgtagcttcttcttcatctctgagaAACTGATGAAGCTTCTCAAACTGCTGTTTAATCTGACGCTCTGTGTGCTCAGCTTGAGACTGAAATCAAACCACATTCACTTCAATCGTCTCCATCAACACACATCAACACAATCACATCATTCAGATCTGAGAGAAACTCATAGACAGACATATAACAGATCCAGAAGAAGATTGATGATCCTCATTTACACAAATAATCAACTGGAGaccattatattaaatatatcagaTCAGAACTGTATATAGTGATCTACAGCTGTAATGAAAATGACTCTTGTTACAATCCCCtgctcttcagaaatcagaaatggAGGCGCAGTGAGACTCCTGGACCTCTGAAcccttaaaatatattattctgaTATTGCCACCCTTCTCAGAGAAAGATTTTCATCAATATTTTGCTCATTTTGAAAGAGTAGCATCCACACTGAAGAAGTTacaatgtgtgtctgtgtctgttggTGTAATCTCCACTGCTACTAGTACTGCTGGTTCTTCTATGTCTGATTGGACTTCATGCACTGTATATCTAAACCTGGAGTCTCCTGGTTCTACCAGTGAGGAGGCTGAGGAAGGATGTCTACAGGACACAGAGGTTTTAGCCAAAAGGCAAAGTACATCTTTCTCATCTGACTGCCCAGGAGAGAGTAGATATTACTCGATGTAGATATTACTGAGTTAATTAACTCTTTCCCTTCCTTGTTCCCTGATGCTCCAACTCGTACCTCTGTGATTCATCATGATATTGATGTTGGTACAGCACCATCTATTAAACTGCGTACATATCATGTTAATCCCAGGAAGAGGGGAATACTAGGTAAGGAAGTCAAATATCTTTTGACTCACGATCTTGCTGAGCCCAGTTTGAGTGCATGGATCTCCTCTGTCTGCTGGTTAATGAGCCAGATGGGACGTATTGTTTTTGCTCCGACTATAGAAAGCTTAATGCGGATAGAAAGCCTGACTGTTATACTTTACCACGGTGTAATGATTGCCTTGATAGAGTTGGCTCAGCTCAAATTGGTTCTCCTGAAAGGATACTGGCAGACAGTGGTGTATTGtaacaaagtaataataatactttgttaTAGTACttaagtatctgtactttacttgagtttttatatttcagccaacttttacttttactccacaacatttcctaattaaaatgtatacttttactctaATTCATTTCCCAAAGTATATTCATTACTAATCAGCTTTAATAAAGATTCAGTTGAATAAATGATCCAGTATTTCACCAAATGCTCCGAATGAATGAATCTCCATTACTCACTCATTAACAGTCACTTGTTGGCACTTACTGGCGGCTTAACTTCCACATTTCTACTATTTTGTTCAtgttataaattatttcaaatatcagtatttaatgttttattttaaaaacaaacctttATTTATCCATCTGTAACTGTAATCTATGTCCTCTCTGAGATATATAAACTGTAAATACACCTAAATGCTTTTTCAGATGCTGAtagcagaaatgttttcttatgttggaatgaaagacactaagtacaGACAAAGTGATTCTTATTCTGACCCAAAAATAAGAAATGGATAAAAAGAGCTAAAACTGAACAAAATCTTGCTACCCAAGCTGTTTATGAacatattttgcatatatatatattttaccaaaatCATTTTCTGGTTAGATACTGTACTTTTACTATGTATGACTTTCACCACTGCTGCAATGTGCTTTAACCAATCCAGCTAAAGAGTTATCTGCTTTTGTGACACCTGACAATTTCTTACAGTATAAAGTTATGCCATTTGGAGTACGAAATGCTCCAGGTACATGTCAACGTCTTGTTAACAGTGTTTTATATGGGATGCATGGATGTGAGGCCTACATTGATGATATGGTTTTATCTAGTAATACCCTGACTGATGTTTTCATATTTCGCCGCTGCTAACCTTACTATAAACCTGGATAAATGTGAGTTTGGGGGAGCCAGGGGTACATATCTTGGTAAGGTGATGGGTGGTGGGCAGGTTAGGCCTGTAGAAGCAAAGATTGAGCTATCTGTGAGTTCCCTGTGTTTGAAAACAACATGAACTTCACAGATTTTTGGGTTTGGCAGAGTACTGTAGAGGATTTAGTAGAAACTTTGCTACTGTTGTGGTGCCACTATCTGATCTTCTTAGTACCAAAGTGCCATttgtttatatgatttatttgcctactttttttgtgtgtctgtgtgttggtgtctctgtgtactggaggCTTatatcactaaaacaaattccttgtatgcgcaaatatacttggcaataaagctctttctgattctgattctgatttgtgTGGTCAGAGAAGTTTCAGGAAgcatttaacaatgtaaaaatgttgttgGCACCAGCTGTGCTTTTGGCCCCTATATTTGAAGCATACTTTTAGAGTTGCAGTGTATGCCAGTGAGAGTTGGGCACAGGCTTTTCTAAGACAGCTTGTGTGTTATTTTCCcttttaatattgatatttcgTTGCATTtagacatatatttaaaatatcttcttgttgtttttctttttccaaaaacattgtttattttttattgcttaatttctttttccaataaattataaattaatttaaacccTATTTCGTTGTCTGTCTCCCTCTTTATGTTGTGGTTTTGGAACGAGCTCGACCCTAACACTCTGGATTCTGTTTCCTCACCTTGATGTGTTCAGCTGTTTTCTCAAACTCTCCTTTTGTTTTCTCATTGCGTTGAAGTTTCTCCTGTAATGATTTCAGTGCTGTATTGAGCTCCTCCtagaattaaatgaaataaaactccaTAAAACCCCAGATTACAGTGAAAAAAGGAGATACAGCCATACAGTGACATGATCATACAATGCAGTGCAAAAGTATTTGCCCCCATCCTGATTTATCATACTATCTCATATAAgattaattcagaaattaaaatctGCCATAAAACAAAGGCAACCTGAGTGAACACAAAGTTATTTATCGAAGCAAAAAAAGTTCTCCAATACCGACTGGGCACGTGTGAAAAAGTATTTCCCCCATAGTTAATAATTCCTAAACTCtataaaacttaatttataaCGGCGTTCGGCTGAACTAAACACAACCAGATCTGATCAAATCAACTTTTAAACAGGACTTTTATAACAACATGAAGCTGAGAAAGCCACTTTTCTCACCTTATAT contains:
- the LOC113067417 gene encoding zinc-binding protein A33-like translates to MASLSEDDISCPVCQEIFKNPVVLSCSHSVCKECLQQFWRIKKTQECPVCRRRSSKVDPPCNLVLKNLCESFLKERNEVRSSGSEEICSLHSEKLKLFCLEDKQPVCVVCVNSQKHDNHTFRPIDKVVSSYKEELNTALKSLQEKLQRNEKTKGEFEKTAEHIKSQAEHTERQIKQQFEKLHQFLRDEEEATITALREEEEQKKQMMKEKLEEMNRHISALSHTIKDTEEKMRASDACFLKEFPVSMERFQISSQPDPQTPSGALIHVPRYLGNLSFRVWKKMQDIVQITPVILDPNTAHPHLVLSEDLTSVRYSGDQPVPDNPERFDCDECVLGSEGFNSGTHCWDVEVKESSLWIIGVTTASNQRKRLDFFYTDVWCVWYGGSLGFGVRVKRKLDRVRVNLDYDRGTVSFSDPVTNTHLHTFTTSFTHTLFPFFCCYSLRILSISS